The DNA sequence ACTCTCTATCTGTGTAATAATCGAGTCAAAAAGAAATCTTTCAAGTGGGACCCACTGAGTAAACGTTGTCGTTTTCTCCTCTGCCGACGCTTCAGCCACACCTCTATACGCGGCACCACCAAAAATCACCTTATTACCTATAATACCTGTCGACATGAACCAAGAAGCACTTACTCCCTATCCGGGACCCCACCATACTCCTCATCCACTTAACTCATAAACACCGTTCGATCAAACCAATCAAATCTATTCCACACTAAGAACGGATCTAAGAGTCCGGTTGCATTGACTACCCGTAAAACTCACCACACACAATCGAAACCACTCTCACTGTAGGACCCGCGGTATTAAAagacaaaaatagaaaaagtcgaatgaattttaaaattttatccgTTAAATTACAGAAGAAGAAAAATTGGACcgctaaataaatatatattacagaAACCAAAGAGGAAAGGATTATCATATGGAGACGGAGCTGAAGAAGGAGACTAGTATGGAAGAAGAACTGAACGCTCCTTTGGCTCAGCCCCCATCCGACGTCGTTTCTGAGAAGCCTGCTCTTCCACCTCCTGCGCCAAAGACTGAGCCCAAGGTTGATGACTCTAAATCTCTAGTTGTGGTTGAGCCAAGtaagtttgttttgtttttatatgtttatcTGTTTGGTTGCCGAGAAAAAGTATACGAAAATACATTTGTGGATAAGATTAGTTTCCTTTTGTATGTGAAATGTCTGAGTTAACCATGGTAATAAAAGCTTGTATTTATGTAACTTAAGAACTATTTCATTTGTTCaaagaaatttaaatataatcataaaTTCCTTAATTTAGAATCGAAAATCAGATCACGAATTAGGCTATTAaacatttttttgtttgttttctgatcACCCCTGTGTATCTGTAGAATCaagttttactttatttataaattaattaatgaaacaTGTTCCAGTATCGTACTTATGGATTGATTCTCTAGTTTGGCTGTCCCCTTTtcacttttataattttaatcttGTTTGAGGTGTTCTTCCTTTGGAACATTATTTGTTTTGGTTTATttcactttctttttcaaagtgtctTGTTAGTGGagtcttaataataaagtaatGACTTAATTTCAAAGTGGTTGATAAATATCTAGCGATGGCCCCCCTCTACAACTCAGAATGAATGAATATTGTACATTTTTCCAACAAATTGTTACTAAAaatcatataattattggttttttatgtataattatgCTTATTTTCATTCTCTATTTCCATTAATTTATTCAACCTCATCTTTACCATTTCAATTTTATTGAGAATAAGTACATACACTTTTCTTTTTAAGCATTAACTTTCAAGTTTTTATTTTCAAAGGGAAATTCTCAATCGATCTCTCATCCAAAGGACCAAAGATAATTATCCTTAGATGTCCAAGTCTTTATCCTTGACAAAATAGCTTTTTTGCTTTATCTTTATAATCAATTATCGCTTTAGAAAACATCTGTAGTGGATTACAGTTCTAAAGAAAAAGAGGAAGAATACAATTCGATCCACATCAATATTATTCACACATTATATTTctgtttatttatatatttatataaagatgAGATTGAACTAATTGTTTGAAAACACTATTTGCTTTTCCTATGCAAAACACCTAATCAATTATAGCTCTCTTGCTCTCCGATCCTTCCCTCTAGTTCTTATCTGTTTTATCCAATGACAGGTACTCCTGAGCCATTGGTAAAGAAACCCTCTGGTGGATCAATTGACAGAGGTATGTCTACTCATCTTCCTCAGAAGctctttcatatatatacatatacatttatatatatggaaaTTTATGTTCtaattttattacttttctttCAGATATTGCTCTTGCAGGGtttgaaaatgaaaagaaattgTCTTTTGTTAAAGCATGGGAAGACAGTGAAAAATCTAAAGTTGAAAACAAGTAAGGCTTTTAACAAGAGTTTTAGTTGGTTTATTTTTATCTCTGTATCTATGCTCTATaccaaaaaggaaaagaaaatgtAAAATTGTGAAATTTTGTCTAAAACTTTtgacaatataaatatattatataatatatattttgtatgagTATGTAGTGtgcatgtatacatataaatataaatgattaatgaATGCAATGTCATAACCAGGGCTCAGAAGAAGCTCTCCACTGTTACTGCGTGGGAAAACAGCAAGAAAGCTGCTTTAGAAGCCAAGCTAAGGAAAAAAGAGGTGATTATCTTCGTTGTGTGTTGCTACAGATACTTTTATAGACCTTGGTTTGTTAACACTTTATTGTGAATGTTAATTGTAAAACTTTATCCAATTTCACTGAAACTGAATACATATATTAGAAGCTCATAATCAAGTTGATAATTACCAGGAAAACTTGGAGAAGAGAAAGGCAGAGTATGGAGAGAAAATGAAGAACAAAGTGGCTGAGATTCATAAACAAGCAGAGGAGAAAAGGGCAACGGTTGAAGCTATCCGTGGTGAAGAGATTCTCAAAGCAGAGGAGACAGCTGCCAAGTACCGTGCCACTGGGAAAATTCCCTCCAAGTTCCTTGGCTGCTTCTAAATTCTTTCTTACTTACGGCCCAAGCAATGTTATGAAGGCTCCTTGTTTTGATCTGTATACTTAAATGTcgttggtttattttatttatgtgtgaAAATCTCAGCTGGGTACTAGAAACTTGTTCGCTATCAACCAAATTTGTGTAGAGAAAACATGTTTGTTacatatgaagaagaaaaatgaaaagaaaaaagtttgGCATTTTTGTTATTGTGTTTCTAGATATGCTCAAcaatttttgttatgt is a window from the Cannabis sativa cultivar Pink pepper isolate KNU-18-1 chromosome 1, ASM2916894v1, whole genome shotgun sequence genome containing:
- the LOC115706531 gene encoding remorin — encoded protein: METELKKETSMEEELNAPLAQPPSDVVSEKPALPPPAPKTEPKVDDSKSLVVVEPSTPEPLVKKPSGGSIDRDIALAGFENEKKLSFVKAWEDSEKSKVENKAQKKLSTVTAWENSKKAALEAKLRKKEENLEKRKAEYGEKMKNKVAEIHKQAEEKRATVEAIRGEEILKAEETAAKYRATGKIPSKFLGCF